One Georgenia wutianyii DNA segment encodes these proteins:
- a CDS encoding LacI family DNA-binding transcriptional regulator produces MTPSRGGAAGHGRVATLSDVAREAGVSLATASRAINGSTNRSVREDLRERVLAAAARLDYSPNANAQAMARGRTATLGLIVHDIADPFFSTIAAGVTEAADAAGLAVTLANTEHDPERELGFIQTLQNLRARSIILVGGRQDDDEGNRRLRDALAAYQERGGSAAMVGQPILGVSAVHVDNRGAAAELARALHGLGYRRFAVLGGPANHLTARERREGFCEALAELGSPVPDEAVVPCAFVRDGGYDGMKELLARGLDVEVVFAVNDVMALGAMTAARDAGLDLPRDLAFAGFDDITALRDVTPTLTTVAIDMVDIGRQATALALGEGGGEPQVVIASGDVVLRESTPGPR; encoded by the coding sequence GCGAGGCCGGCGTCTCGCTGGCGACGGCGTCACGCGCCATCAACGGCAGCACCAACCGCTCCGTGCGCGAGGACCTGCGTGAGCGGGTCCTCGCCGCCGCGGCGCGGCTGGACTACTCCCCGAACGCCAACGCCCAGGCGATGGCGCGCGGGCGCACCGCGACGCTCGGTCTCATCGTCCACGACATCGCCGACCCGTTCTTCTCCACCATCGCGGCCGGTGTCACCGAGGCGGCCGACGCCGCCGGGCTGGCGGTCACGCTCGCCAACACCGAGCACGACCCGGAGCGCGAGCTGGGCTTCATCCAGACGCTGCAGAACCTGCGGGCCCGCTCGATCATCCTCGTCGGTGGTCGTCAGGACGACGACGAGGGCAACCGGCGGCTGCGGGACGCGCTGGCCGCCTACCAGGAGCGGGGTGGCAGCGCGGCGATGGTCGGCCAGCCGATCCTCGGGGTGAGCGCGGTCCACGTCGACAACCGCGGCGCCGCCGCGGAGCTGGCCCGGGCGCTGCACGGGCTGGGCTACCGGCGCTTCGCCGTCCTCGGCGGTCCGGCGAACCACCTCACGGCCCGTGAGCGGCGCGAGGGCTTCTGCGAGGCGCTCGCCGAGCTCGGCTCCCCCGTGCCGGACGAGGCTGTGGTGCCGTGCGCCTTCGTCCGCGACGGCGGGTACGACGGGATGAAAGAGCTGCTCGCGCGCGGGCTCGACGTCGAGGTGGTCTTCGCCGTCAACGACGTCATGGCCCTCGGCGCGATGACCGCGGCCCGGGACGCCGGGCTCGACCTGCCCCGCGACCTCGCCTTCGCCGGGTTCGACGACATCACCGCGCTGCGCGACGTCACCCCGACGCTCACGACGGTCGCGATCGACATGGTCGACATCGGTCGGCAGGCCACGGCGCTCGCCCTGGGCGAGGGCGGGGGCGAACCGCAGGTCGTCATCGCCTCGGGCGACGTCGTCCTGCGCGAGTCCACCCCCGGCCCGCGCTAG